In Prunus dulcis chromosome 2, ALMONDv2, whole genome shotgun sequence, a single genomic region encodes these proteins:
- the LOC117617921 gene encoding guanylyl cyclase 1, giving the protein MWPSCLLFNNIIKAEDEEESDGEHSSLVESYPCGQSSSNGKCHVAALPCSHFVEVPHINQLDSWDCGLACLVMVFRTVGIDSCDIQTLAELCCTTSIWTVDLAYLLQKFSISFSYYTVTFGANPNYSGETFYKEQLPNDLARVDTLFQKAREAGVSIQCRSISQEEICFLILCGKYIAIVLVDQYKLSRSCSDDVFVSDFYGSNSGYTGHYVIICGYDSATDEFEIRDPACSRKHERVSSTCLEEARKSFGTDEDLLLISLKRSGKQNSSLIQRSARDNIDCR; this is encoded by the exons ATGTGGCCTTCATGTTTACTGttcaataatattattaaggcggaagatgaagaagaatcaGATGGAGAACATTCAAGTTTAGTTGAATCATACCCATGTGGGCAGTCATCGAGTAATGGTAAATGCCATGTTGCTGCCTTGCCATGTTCACACTTTGTTGAA GTCCCACACATTAATCAGCTAGATTCTTGGGATTGCGGCCTCGCTTGCCTTGTGATGGTTTTTCGGACTGTTGGCATAGACAGCTGCGATATTCAGACATTGGCAGAACTATGTTGCACAACTAG CATTTGGACCGTTGATCTAGCATATTTATTACAGAAGTTCTCTATCAGTTTTTCCTACTACACGGTGACATTTGGAGCAAACCCAAATTATTCTGGCGAGACATTTTACAAG GAGCAATTACCTAATGATCTGGCGCGAGTGGATACACTATTTCAAAAAGCACGGGAAGCTGGAGTTAGTATACAG tGCAGGTCAATCAGTCAAGAAGAAATTTGTTTCTTGATTTTGTGTGGGAAATACATTGCCATTGTATTGGTTGATCAGTATAAATTGAG TCGGTCTTGTTCGGACGATGTTTTTGTCTCAGACTTTTATGGAAGCAACTCTGGTTACACAG gTCACTATGTCATCATATGTGGGTATGACTCTGCTACGGATGAGTTTGAGATTAGAGATCCGGCCTGTTCAAG GAAACACGAGCGGGTGTCATCAACATGCTTAGAAGAAGCCCGGAAATCGTTTGGCACTGATGAGGATCTTCTCTTG ATATCTTTGAAGAGGAGTGGGAAGCAAAATAGCTCCTTAATTCAACGTTCTGCTCGTGACAATATCGATTGCCGTTGA
- the LOC117617681 gene encoding uncharacterized protein LOC117617681 encodes MPSRGGTSVHIVALDGIVNVNSLFTLAVFIGLTWDPNDPNNTLIEANDPTTCRAGPRVAEDLVAFHVYSFSSFLFSSLVAVALKQAIRITRTPSYHPAELLARVNSSALRVGMLVSGAGSVCGCVFLMLALINVVQIKLGTLGCGSSHTLAAVIPLVIFVPVALLIYVCIVLYAFTR; translated from the coding sequence ATGCCCTCTCGCGGCGGCACCAGCGTCCACATAGTGGCCCTAGACGGTATCGTGAACGTGAACTCCCTCTTCACCTTGGCCGTCTTCATCGGCCTGACCTGGGACCCCAACGACCCGAACAACACCCTGATCGAGGCGAACGACCCCACCACCTGCCGCGCCGGGCCCCGCGTCGCGGAGGACCTCGTGGCCTTCCACGTGTACTCCTTCAGCTCCTTCCTCTTCTCCAGCCTCGTCGCCGTCGCCCTCAAGCAGGCCATCCGGATCACCCGAACCCCGTCCTACCACCCGGCCGAGCTTCTCGCCCGGGTCAACAGCTCCGCCCTCCGGGTCGGGATGCTCGTCTCGGGTGCGGGTTCGGTTTGCGGGTGCGTGTTCCTGATGCTGGCCCTCATCAACGTGGTGCAGATCAAGCTCGGGACTTTGGGTTGCGGGAGCTCCCATACTTTGGCCGCCGTGATCCCGCTTGTCATCTTCGTCCCCGTTGCACTCCTCATCTATGTTTGTATCGTTTTGTACGCTTTTACGCGCTAG
- the LOC117617680 gene encoding rop guanine nucleotide exchange factor 5-like, which yields MEALVKKRENLQKKRTGFVKSLADNGAGSESLTDSSGESRESSSSRSSSETSTEEVKRKGPSSPPLLGWPIRKAELCKNSVAADVGEAEQKAHADDSKFKDLASKIAEMDMMRERFSKLLLGEDMSGSGKGVCTAMAISNAITNLCASIFGQLWRLEPLPTEKKSMWRREMEWLICVSDHIVELIPSWQTFPDGKKLEVMTCRPRSDLFMNLPALRKLDNMLLDILDSFTNTEFWYVDQGVIAPDADGSASFRKTLQRQEEKWWLPVPRVAADGLSENSRKQLHHTRECTNQILKAAMAINSITLAEMEVPESYMETLPKNGRACLGDIIYRYITSDKFSPDFLLDCLDLSSEHVALEIANRVEASIFVWRRRAHSKPTPNPNRSTTKSSWEMVKDLVIDVDKRELLAERAESLLLSLKQRFPCLTQTILDTSKIQCNKDVGKSILESYSRVLESLAFNIVARIDDLLYVDDLAKQTDRLSSVATVSVITRKKVPVQYSVPPSSTPQKRASANFSPVPLISPARGERTPFLHTSNSRDKPPRRGLGVRRVLTNYLGVETKARICSNTMEGSVSIPNLQGTENLDRQKDSSHQNGRKSHQVDR from the exons ATGGAAGCTTTGGTCAAGAAAAGGGAGAATTTacagaaaaaaagaactgGGTTCGTCAAGTCTTTGGCTGATAATGGGGCTGGAAGTGAGTCACTCACGGATTCGAGTGGTGAGTCCAGGGAGAGCAGTTCGAGTAGATCGAGCTCTGAGACTTCCACTgaggaagtgaaaagaaaagggcctTCTTCACCGCCTCTGTTGGGCTGGCCTATAAGAAAAGCTGAACTGTGCAAAAATTCTGTTGCTGCAGATGTGGGTGAAGCAGAACAAAAAGCCCATGCTGATGATTCGAAGTTTAAGGATTTGGCTTCGAAAATTGCAG AGATGGAtatgatgagagagagattttcaaaattgttgCTTGGGGAAGACATGTCAGGGTCTGGTAAAGGGGTTTGCACAGCGATGGCTATTTCAAATGCCATTACCAATCTTTGTG CTTCCATTTTTGGGCAACTGTGGAGATTGGAACCCTTGCCTACTGAAAAGAAATCAATGTGGAGAAGAGAGATGGAATGGCTAATTTGTGTTAGTGATCATATTGTCGAATTGATACCCTCTTGGCAAACATTTCCTGATGGAAAAAAGCTAGAG GTCATGACTTGCAGGCCGAGATCAGATCTTTTTATGAATCTGCCAGCACTGCGTAAGCTAGACAATATGCTTCTT GACATATTAGATAGTTTCACCAATACAGAGTTCTGGTATGTCGATCAAGGAGTTATAGCCCCAGATGCAGATGGCTCAGCATCTTTCCGCAAAACACTCCAACGGCAAGAGGAGAAGTGGTGGCTACCTGTACCTCGTGTGGCAGCCGATGGTCTCAGtgaaaattcaagaaagcAGTTGCATCACACACGGGAATGCACAAATCAAATACTAAAAGCTGCTATGGCTATCAACAGCATTACTCTAGCAGAAATGGAAGTTCCAGAGTCTTACATGGAAACTCTCCCCAAG AATGGGAGGGCCTGTCTTGGGGACATAATTTACCGGTATATTACATCAGATAAGTTCTCCCCGGATTTTCTGCTTGATTGCCTTGACCTGTCCAGCGAACATGTTGCTCTCGAGATTGCAAACCGTGTTGAAGCCTCAATATTTGTCTGGCGTCGAAGAGCTCACTCAAAGCCTACACCTAATCCAAACCGCTCCACTACAAAGTCATCATGGGAGATGGTCAAGGACCTAGTGATTGATGTGGATAAGAGAGAACTGCTGGCAGAAAGAGCTGAAAGCCTCCTGCTTTCCTTGAAGCAGCGGTTTCCTTGTCTTACCCAAACTATCTTGGACACGAGCAAGATTCAGTGCAACAAG GATGTTGGGAAATCCATTCTTGAAAGCTATTCAAGAGTTCTGGAGAGCCTGGCATTTAACATTGTGGCTCGCATCGATGATTTACTATATGTGGATGACTTGGCTAAACAGACTGATAGATTGTCTTCAGTGGCTACAGTCAGTGTAATTACTCGCAAGAAGGTTCCAGTCCAGTATTCGGTGCCTCCCTCAAGCACTCCTCAGAAAAGAGCTTCTGCTAACTTTTCACCTGTACCTTTAATTAGCCCTGCAAGGGGAGAAAGGACTCCTTTTCTCCACACTAGTAACAGCAGGGACAAGCCTCCCCGCCGCGGCTTGGGAGTGAGAAGAGTCTTGACAAATTATCTTGGTGTTGAAACAAAAGCAAGAATCTGCAGCAACACAATGGAAGGGTCTGTTTCGATACCAAACTTACAAGGCACAGAAAATTTGGACCGTCAGAAGGACTCATCACACCAAAATGGGAGAAAATCACATCAAGTTGACCGCTGA
- the LOC117620011 gene encoding uncharacterized protein LOC117620011, which yields MAESRDDPEFYLPTHFLTDDVVLHNMDDNSFHQNGVGSVARFPTEFPYEFDSSDSNSALSSPVESVVGSTETESSDEEDFLSGLTRRLAQSSLQQTHQTQKLSVPNFNKDKPEWVMAGSPQSTLSGIGSWSSNGSPTGPSSQVPSPPMTPFGAQNDTWDLIYAAAGQVARLKMTNGVEGATKFSNHSRGLLGPPRSPSPSSLPCVKNPTPGLCSSQSFNQFQHVRQNQVLNKPQCSAAWGKQGQLPWSAYQQQQQQIQSRGRSIPGYESGRCGHGVSLPQSAWPPLQVQQHQNQHPQRNNASVRPILPNGSNIKRECAGTGVFLPRRYTNPAPEPRKKAGCPTVLLPAKVVQALNLNFEDINSQAPPRFNSGLAPDHEALLARRNALLAQQRLGGLRPEGPLNYEVRLPQEWTY from the exons ATGGCTGAGTCACGGGACGATCCCGAGTTCTATCTCCCAACCCACTTCCTAACAGACGACGTCGTTCTGCACAACATGGACGACAACAGCTTCCACCAAAACGGCGTCGGATCAGTCGCCCGGTTCCCCACCGAGTTCCCGTACGAGTTCGATTCCTCCGACTCTAACTCAGCCCTCAGCTCGCCTGTCGAGTCCGTGGTCGGCTCCACTGAGACTGAGAGCAGCGACGAAGAGGACTTCCTCTCCGGGTTGACTCGCCGCCTCGCTCAGTCTTCGCTGCAGCAGACTCACCAGACTCAGAAGCTCTCTGTCCCCAACTTCAACAAAGACAAGCCCGAG TGGGTCATGGCCGGCTCGCCTCAGTCGACTTTGAGCGGAATCGGGAGCTGGTCAAGCAACGGAAGCCCGACAGGCCCTTCTTCCCAGGTGCCATCCCCACCAATGACGCCGTTTGGAGCTCAGAACGACACCTGGGATCTGATATACGCAGCTGCTGGGCAAGTTGCGAGGTTGAAGATGACCAATGGTGTTGAAGGAGCAACCAAATTCAGCAACCATAGCCGAGGACTTCTGGGCCCACCTCGGAGCCCCAGTCCGTCGTCCCTGCCTTGTGTGAAAAACCCGACTCCTGGGCTGTGCTCTAGCCAGAGCTTCAATCAG TTTCAGCATGTGAGGCAGAACCAGGTGCTCAACAAGCCACAGTGCTCTGCAGCTTGGGGAAAACAAGGCCAGCTTCCCTGGTCAGCATATcagcaacaacagcaacagATCCAAAGCAGAGGGAGAAGTATTCCTGGGTATGAGAGTGGTCGATGTGGGCATGGTGTGAGTTTACCCCAATCTGCATGGCCGCCTCTGCAAGTTCAACAACACCAAAATCAACATCCACAGCGTAACAATGCATCCGTGCGTCCCATTTTGCCCAACGGATCTAATATCAAACGGGAGTGTGCAGGAACAGGCGTGTTCTTGCCTCGTAGATACACCAACCCTGCTCCTGAGCCTCGCAAGAAAGCAG GTTGCCCAACTGTTCTGCTTCCAGCCAAGGTAGTTCAGGCCCTCAACTTGAACTTTGAGGACATAAACAGTCAAGCTCCGCCGCGTTTCAACTCCGGTTTAGCCCCAGACCATG AGGCTCTGTTGGCCAGAAGAAATGCACTGTTGGCTCAGCAAAGGCTTGGGGGATTAAGGCCAGAGGGGCCACTGAATTATGAAGTGCGCCTGCCTCAGGAGTGGACCTACTGA